A DNA window from Hordeum vulgare subsp. vulgare chromosome 1H, MorexV3_pseudomolecules_assembly, whole genome shotgun sequence contains the following coding sequences:
- the LOC123442870 gene encoding guanosine nucleotide diphosphate dissociation inhibitor 1, which translates to MDEEYDVIVLGTGLKECILSGLLSVDGLKVLHMDRNDYYGGDSTSLNLNQLWKKFRGEDKPPAHLGASRDYNVDMVPKFMMANGTLVRTLIHTDVTKYLSFKAVDGSYVFSKGKIHKVPATDMEALKSPLMGIFEKRRARNFFIYVQDYNDADPKTHQGLDLTRMTTRELIAKHGLSDDTIDFIGHALALHRDDRYLSEPALDTVKRMKLYSESLARFQGGSPYIYPLYGLGELPQAFARLSAVYGGTYMLNKPECKVEFDMEGKVCGVTSEGETAKCKKVVCDPSYLANKVRKIGKVARAIAIMSHPIPNANDSHSVQIILPQKQLGRKSDMYVFCCSYTHNVAPKGKFIAFVSAEAETDNPQSELKPGIDLLGPVDELFFDMYDRYEPVNEPSLDNCFVSSSYDATTHFETTVTDVLNMYTLITGKTVDLSVDLSAASAAEEY; encoded by the exons ATGGACGAGGAGTACGACGTGATCGTGCTGGGCACGGGGCTCAAGGAGTGCATCCTCAGCGGCCTCCTCTCCGTCGACGGCCTCAAG GTTTTGCACATGGATAGAAATGACTACTACGGAGGAGATTCCACCTCCCTCAACTTGAATCAG CTCTGGAAGAAGTTTAGGGGGGAAGATAAACCACCGGCGCATTTAGGTGCCAGCAGAGACTACAATGTAGACATGGTTCCAAAG TTTATGATGGCGAATGGAACTTTGGTTCGTACTCTCATTCACACTGATGTGACGAAGTATCTGTCTTTCAAAGCTGTTGATGGAAGCTATGTCTTCAGCAAAGGGAAG ATTCACAAGGTTCCTGCCACTGACATGGAGGCTCTAAAATCCCCTTTGATGGGCATATTTGAGAAACGTAGAGCAAGGAACTTCTTCATTTATGTCCAAGATTACAATGATGCTGATCCAAAAACACATCAAGGATTGGACCTTACAAGGATGACAACTAGAGAATTGATCGC GAAACACGGATTGAGTGATGATACTATAGATTTCATTGGCCATGCGCTTGCTCTTCACAGGGATGATCGCTACCTAAGCGAGCCAGCACTTGATACTGTTAAAAGAATGAAA CTCTATTCCGAGTCTCTTGCACGGTTCCAAGGAGGCTCACCTTATATTTACCCATTATATGGGTTGGGTGAGCTGCCACAG GCTTTTGCACGTCTAAGTGCTGTTTATGGCGGTACTTACATGTTAAATAAGCCAGAGTGCAAG GTTGAATTTGATATGGAGGGGAAAGTATGTGGTGTTACATCAGAAGGTGAAACTGCTAAGTGCAAGAAGGTTGTCTGTGATCCTTCTTACTTGGCCAACAAG GTAAGGAAGATTGGAAAAGTTGCACGAGCAATTGCTATTATGAGCCACCCAATTCCAAATGCAAATGATTCCCACTCGGTTCAGATTATTTTACCACAAAAGCAACTTGGGCGCAAGTCAGACAT GTATGTCTTCTGTTGCTCGTACACTCACAATGTCGCGCCAAAAGGGAAGTTCATTGCGTTTGTGTCTGCCGAAGCGGAGACTGATAACCCACAGTCTGAACTAAAGCCTGGAATTGATCTACTTGGTCCAGTAGATGAATTGTTTTTTGATATGTATGACAGATATGAACCAGTCAATGAACCTTCTCTCGATAATTGCTTTGTCTCATCG AGTTATGACGCCACTACTCACTTTGAGACAACTGTGACAGATGTTCTTAATATGTACACACTGATTACTGGAAAG ACTGTTGATCTTAGTGTCGATCTCAGTGCTGCCAGCGCTGCAGAAGAGTATTAG